One part of the Vicia villosa cultivar HV-30 ecotype Madison, WI linkage group LG6, Vvil1.0, whole genome shotgun sequence genome encodes these proteins:
- the LOC131609064 gene encoding transcription factor GTE8-like isoform X4 — MAKSRLSGGYCGNAVETGCVSDGSGTSGRMDTDNTVSEEDNRVSRRKCIGFDSGLRGDFGVPIQVVPLSKLTALQRKELANQFRSDLEQVRLFQNKFEMRKINGVTDNFINRNNSQNGPQKENSRKPLISGSVPGNALKPLIDNSRKPSISTSAPGNALKPLIENSRKTSKSGSVSVNKLTPLDQSQKARGWSRGSSGKFETPGRTSLPGTANALLMKDCEVLLKRLMNHQHGWVFNAPVDVVKLNLPDYFDVIKHPMDLGTVQSKIATGSYTSPLEFAADVRLTFSNAMKYNPRGNDVHIMADALNKYFEQRWKSIQKKIPRVESLPLPTKRETCEDLKNTRPAHPSKKRKIASLPAQPETVPLPPAQPEVISPVQPEVIPHAKQVMSDKEKQDIGRELESLQGEIPAHIVDFLKEHNSNGKEGEDDEIEIDIDALNNDTLFKLRKLLDDSLLEKQKNKVKVEVCEIELFNDSGPSNSSLQAFKGDDLADEEVDICGIDSPVSSHPPVVIEKDTTYQTSKCSSSGSSDTDSSGSSDSESDDVSARRDDLLKVPENIGTGSQMDLETTFAHTSVININGWDKHEDKSQQKPNSCDSDCFQDECGPTERHVSPDKLYRAALLKSRFADTILKAREKTLTQGVKGDPEKLRRDKEKLEMERRKEKARLQAEAKAAEEARKQEEEAAAADAKRKRELEREAARQALLQMEKTVEINENSQFLEDLEMLRAVPGKQLPSCIDATRLDRSEDGMGSFKFGGSNPLEQLGLYIKVDDEEEEGDPLCVPNTVNDVEEGEID, encoded by the exons ATGGCCAAGAGTAGGCTTTCTGGGGGATATTGTGGTAATGCAGTTGAAACAGGCTGTGTATCGGATGGATCGGGTACATCGGGAAGAATGGATACTGACAATACTGTTTCTGAGGAGGATAATCGGGTTTCACGAAGGAAATGTATTGGTTTTGATTCAGGTCTCCGTGGGGACTTTGGAGTTCCTATTCAAGTTGTTCCGTTGTCTAAATTGACAGCACTTCAAAGGAAAGAACTCGCGAATCAGTTTAGGTCTGATCTTGAACAGGTTCGGCTTTTTCAAAACAAGTTTGAAATGCGAAAGATAAATGGTGTTACTGATAATTTTATTAACCGCAATAATTCCCAAAATGGACCTCAAAAAGAGAACTCGAGAAAACCATTAATATCTGGTTCTGTACCGGGGAATGCCTTGAAACCGTTGATAGATAACTCGAGAAAACCGTCAATATCTACTTCAGCTCCAGGGAATGCATTGAAACCATTAATTGAGAACTCGAGGAAAACATCAAAGTCAGGTTCAGTATCAGTGAATAAATTGACACCATTGGATCAGAGTCAGAAGGCTCGTGGATGGAGTCGCGGCTCATCCGGAAAGTTTGAGACTCCGGGACGGACTTCCTTGCCCGGAACTGCAAATGCTTTGTTGATGAAAGACTGCGAGGTACTGTTGAAACGGTTGATGAATCACCAACATGGTTGGGTTTTTAACGCCCCTGTGGATGTGGTTAAGTTGAACCTTCCTGATTATTTCGATGTCATTAAGCATCCTATGGATTTGGGAACAGTACAAAGCAAGATTGCTACAGGATCATACACAAGCCCATTGGAATTTGCTGCAGATGTGAGACTTACATTTTCAAATGCAATGAAGTATAATCCACGCGGGAATGATGTTCATATCATGGCCGACGCCCTTAATAAATATTTTGAACAGAGATGGAAATCAATCCAGAAGAAAATTCCTAGAGTAGAGTCTCTACCATTGCCCACGAAGAGAGAAACTTGTGAAGATTTAAAAAATACCAGACCAGCGCATCCTTCTAAAAAGAGGAAAATTGCTTCATTGCCTGCTCAACCTGAAACTGTCCCACTCCCACCTGCTCAACCTGAAGTTATCTCACCTGTTCAACCGGAAGTTATCCCACATGCTAAACAAGTTATGTCGGATAAAGAGAAACAAGATATTGGTAGAGAATTGGAGTCTCTTCAAGGTGAAATACCTGCCCATATCGTTGATTTCttgaaagaacacaattcaaatggTAAAGAAGGTGAAGACGATGAGATTGAGATCGATATTGATGCTCTCAATAATGATACACTGTTCAAATTACGAAAGCTTTTGGATGACTCTTTACTGGAGAAGCAAAAAAACAAAGTAAAAGTTGAAGTGTGTGAAATAGAG CTTTTTAATGATTCTGGACCAAGCAATTCATCATTGCAAGCATTTAAAG GTGATGATCTGGCTGATGAAGAGGTGGACATTTGTGGAATTGATTCCCCCGTCTCGAGCCACCCTCCTGTAGTGATTGAAAAGGATACAACCTACCAAACGAGCAAATGTTCAAGTTCAGGGAGTAGCG ATACAGACTCTAGTGGTTCTTCTGATAGTGAATCGGACGATGTTAGTGCAAGACGAGATGATTTATTAAAG GTACCAGAAAACATAGGCACTGGTTCTCAGATGGATTTAGAGACCACATTTGCTCATACTTCTGTTATAAATA TTAATGGCTGGGATAAACACGAGGATAAATCTCAGCAAAAGCCAAATTCTTGCGACTCTGATTGCTTTCAAGATG AATGTGGTCCAACTGAGAGACATGTCTCCCCTGATAAACTATATCGAGCTGCATTATTGAAGAGTCGATTTGCTGATACTATCTTGAAAGCTCGAGAAAAGACACTGACCCAG GGTGTGAAGGGAGATCCTGAAAAATTACGCCGGGATAAGGAAAAATTAGAGATGGAGCGACGAAAAG AAAAGGCAAGGCTACAAGCAGAAGCAAAGGCAGCTGAAGAAGCTAGAAAGCAGGAAGAAGAAGCTGCTGCTGCGGACGCAAAACGAAAGAGGGAGCTTGAGAGAGAAGCTGCACGACAAGCACTGCTACAG ATGGAAAAAACTGTGGAAATCAATGAGAATTCACAATTTCTGGAAGATTTGGAAATGCTCAGAGCTGTACCTGGTAAGCAATTACCTAGCTGTATAGATGCGACAAGACTTGATCGCTCTGAAGATGGCATGGGTAGTTTCAAGTTTGGTGGTAGTAATCCCTTGGAACAACTCGGATTGTATATTAAAGTTGATGATGAAGAGGAGGAAGGAGATCCACTGTGTGTGCCAAATACTGTAAATGATGTAGAAGAGGGGGAAATTGATTAA
- the LOC131609064 gene encoding transcription factor GTE9-like isoform X2, whose protein sequence is MAKSRLSGGYCGNAVETGCVSDGSGTSGRMDTDNTVSEEDNRVSRRKCIGFDSGLRGDFGVPIQVVPLSKLTALQRKELANQFRSDLEQVRLFQNKFEMRKINGVTDNFINRNNSQNGPQKENSRKPLISGSVPGNALKPLIDNSRKPSISTSAPGNALKPLIENSRKTSKSGSVSVNKLTPLDQSQKARGWSRGSSGKFETPGRTSLPGTANALLMKDCEVLLKRLMNHQHGWVFNAPVDVVKLNLPDYFDVIKHPMDLGTVQSKIATGSYTSPLEFAADVRLTFSNAMKYNPRGNDVHIMADALNKYFEQRWKSIQKKIPRVESLPLPTKRETCEDLKNTRPAHPSKKRKIASLPAQPETVPLPPAQPEVISPVQPEVIPHAKQVMSDKEKQDIGRELESLQGEIPAHIVDFLKEHNSNGKEGEDDEIEIDIDALNNDTLFKLRKLLDDSLLEKQKNKVKVEVCEIELFNDSGPSNSSLQAFKGDDLADEEVDICGIDSPVSSHPPVVIEKDTTYQTSKCSSSGSSDTDSSGSSDSESDDVSARRDDLLKVPENIGTGSQMDLETTFAHTSVINKSVNGWDKHEDKSQQKPNSCDSDCFQDECGPTERHVSPDKLYRAALLKSRFADTILKAREKTLTQGVKGDPEKLRRDKEKLEMERRKEKARLQAEAKAAEEARKQEEEAAAADAKRKRELEREAARQALLQMEKTVEINENSQFLEDLEMLRAVPGKQLPSCIDATRLDRSEDGMGSFKFGGSNPLEQLGLYIKVDDEEEEGDPLCVPNTVNDVEEGEID, encoded by the exons ATGGCCAAGAGTAGGCTTTCTGGGGGATATTGTGGTAATGCAGTTGAAACAGGCTGTGTATCGGATGGATCGGGTACATCGGGAAGAATGGATACTGACAATACTGTTTCTGAGGAGGATAATCGGGTTTCACGAAGGAAATGTATTGGTTTTGATTCAGGTCTCCGTGGGGACTTTGGAGTTCCTATTCAAGTTGTTCCGTTGTCTAAATTGACAGCACTTCAAAGGAAAGAACTCGCGAATCAGTTTAGGTCTGATCTTGAACAGGTTCGGCTTTTTCAAAACAAGTTTGAAATGCGAAAGATAAATGGTGTTACTGATAATTTTATTAACCGCAATAATTCCCAAAATGGACCTCAAAAAGAGAACTCGAGAAAACCATTAATATCTGGTTCTGTACCGGGGAATGCCTTGAAACCGTTGATAGATAACTCGAGAAAACCGTCAATATCTACTTCAGCTCCAGGGAATGCATTGAAACCATTAATTGAGAACTCGAGGAAAACATCAAAGTCAGGTTCAGTATCAGTGAATAAATTGACACCATTGGATCAGAGTCAGAAGGCTCGTGGATGGAGTCGCGGCTCATCCGGAAAGTTTGAGACTCCGGGACGGACTTCCTTGCCCGGAACTGCAAATGCTTTGTTGATGAAAGACTGCGAGGTACTGTTGAAACGGTTGATGAATCACCAACATGGTTGGGTTTTTAACGCCCCTGTGGATGTGGTTAAGTTGAACCTTCCTGATTATTTCGATGTCATTAAGCATCCTATGGATTTGGGAACAGTACAAAGCAAGATTGCTACAGGATCATACACAAGCCCATTGGAATTTGCTGCAGATGTGAGACTTACATTTTCAAATGCAATGAAGTATAATCCACGCGGGAATGATGTTCATATCATGGCCGACGCCCTTAATAAATATTTTGAACAGAGATGGAAATCAATCCAGAAGAAAATTCCTAGAGTAGAGTCTCTACCATTGCCCACGAAGAGAGAAACTTGTGAAGATTTAAAAAATACCAGACCAGCGCATCCTTCTAAAAAGAGGAAAATTGCTTCATTGCCTGCTCAACCTGAAACTGTCCCACTCCCACCTGCTCAACCTGAAGTTATCTCACCTGTTCAACCGGAAGTTATCCCACATGCTAAACAAGTTATGTCGGATAAAGAGAAACAAGATATTGGTAGAGAATTGGAGTCTCTTCAAGGTGAAATACCTGCCCATATCGTTGATTTCttgaaagaacacaattcaaatggTAAAGAAGGTGAAGACGATGAGATTGAGATCGATATTGATGCTCTCAATAATGATACACTGTTCAAATTACGAAAGCTTTTGGATGACTCTTTACTGGAGAAGCAAAAAAACAAAGTAAAAGTTGAAGTGTGTGAAATAGAG CTTTTTAATGATTCTGGACCAAGCAATTCATCATTGCAAGCATTTAAAG GTGATGATCTGGCTGATGAAGAGGTGGACATTTGTGGAATTGATTCCCCCGTCTCGAGCCACCCTCCTGTAGTGATTGAAAAGGATACAACCTACCAAACGAGCAAATGTTCAAGTTCAGGGAGTAGCG ATACAGACTCTAGTGGTTCTTCTGATAGTGAATCGGACGATGTTAGTGCAAGACGAGATGATTTATTAAAG GTACCAGAAAACATAGGCACTGGTTCTCAGATGGATTTAGAGACCACATTTGCTCATACTTCTGTTATAAATA AGTCAGTTAATGGCTGGGATAAACACGAGGATAAATCTCAGCAAAAGCCAAATTCTTGCGACTCTGATTGCTTTCAAGATG AATGTGGTCCAACTGAGAGACATGTCTCCCCTGATAAACTATATCGAGCTGCATTATTGAAGAGTCGATTTGCTGATACTATCTTGAAAGCTCGAGAAAAGACACTGACCCAG GGTGTGAAGGGAGATCCTGAAAAATTACGCCGGGATAAGGAAAAATTAGAGATGGAGCGACGAAAAG AAAAGGCAAGGCTACAAGCAGAAGCAAAGGCAGCTGAAGAAGCTAGAAAGCAGGAAGAAGAAGCTGCTGCTGCGGACGCAAAACGAAAGAGGGAGCTTGAGAGAGAAGCTGCACGACAAGCACTGCTACAG ATGGAAAAAACTGTGGAAATCAATGAGAATTCACAATTTCTGGAAGATTTGGAAATGCTCAGAGCTGTACCTGGTAAGCAATTACCTAGCTGTATAGATGCGACAAGACTTGATCGCTCTGAAGATGGCATGGGTAGTTTCAAGTTTGGTGGTAGTAATCCCTTGGAACAACTCGGATTGTATATTAAAGTTGATGATGAAGAGGAGGAAGGAGATCCACTGTGTGTGCCAAATACTGTAAATGATGTAGAAGAGGGGGAAATTGATTAA
- the LOC131609064 gene encoding transcription factor GTE9-like isoform X1: MAKSRLSGGYCGNAVETGCVSDGSGTSGRMDTDNTVSEEDNRVSRRKCIGFDSGLRGDFGVPIQVVPLSKLTALQRKELANQFRSDLEQVRLFQNKFEMRKINGVTDNFINRNNSQNGPQKENSRKPLISGSVPGNALKPLIDNSRKPSISTSAPGNALKPLIENSRKTSKSGSVSVNKLTPLDQSQKARGWSRGSSGKFETPGRTSLPGTANALLMKDCEVLLKRLMNHQHGWVFNAPVDVVKLNLPDYFDVIKHPMDLGTVQSKIATGSYTSPLEFAADVRLTFSNAMKYNPRGNDVHIMADALNKYFEQRWKSIQKKIPRVESLPLPTKRETCEDLKNTRPAHPSKKRKIASLPAQPETVPLPPAQPEVISPVQPEVIPHAKQVMSDKEKQDIGRELESLQGEIPAHIVDFLKEHNSNGKEGEDDEIEIDIDALNNDTLFKLRKLLDDSLLEKQKNKVKVEVCEIELFNDSGPSNSSLQAFKGDDLADEEVDICGIDSPVSSHPPVVIEKDTTYQTSKCSSSGSSDTDSSGSSDSESDDVSARRDDLLKVPENIGTGSQMDLETTFAHTSVINKSVNGWDKHEDKSQQKPNSCDSDCFQDGECGPTERHVSPDKLYRAALLKSRFADTILKAREKTLTQGVKGDPEKLRRDKEKLEMERRKEKARLQAEAKAAEEARKQEEEAAAADAKRKRELEREAARQALLQMEKTVEINENSQFLEDLEMLRAVPGKQLPSCIDATRLDRSEDGMGSFKFGGSNPLEQLGLYIKVDDEEEEGDPLCVPNTVNDVEEGEID; this comes from the exons ATGGCCAAGAGTAGGCTTTCTGGGGGATATTGTGGTAATGCAGTTGAAACAGGCTGTGTATCGGATGGATCGGGTACATCGGGAAGAATGGATACTGACAATACTGTTTCTGAGGAGGATAATCGGGTTTCACGAAGGAAATGTATTGGTTTTGATTCAGGTCTCCGTGGGGACTTTGGAGTTCCTATTCAAGTTGTTCCGTTGTCTAAATTGACAGCACTTCAAAGGAAAGAACTCGCGAATCAGTTTAGGTCTGATCTTGAACAGGTTCGGCTTTTTCAAAACAAGTTTGAAATGCGAAAGATAAATGGTGTTACTGATAATTTTATTAACCGCAATAATTCCCAAAATGGACCTCAAAAAGAGAACTCGAGAAAACCATTAATATCTGGTTCTGTACCGGGGAATGCCTTGAAACCGTTGATAGATAACTCGAGAAAACCGTCAATATCTACTTCAGCTCCAGGGAATGCATTGAAACCATTAATTGAGAACTCGAGGAAAACATCAAAGTCAGGTTCAGTATCAGTGAATAAATTGACACCATTGGATCAGAGTCAGAAGGCTCGTGGATGGAGTCGCGGCTCATCCGGAAAGTTTGAGACTCCGGGACGGACTTCCTTGCCCGGAACTGCAAATGCTTTGTTGATGAAAGACTGCGAGGTACTGTTGAAACGGTTGATGAATCACCAACATGGTTGGGTTTTTAACGCCCCTGTGGATGTGGTTAAGTTGAACCTTCCTGATTATTTCGATGTCATTAAGCATCCTATGGATTTGGGAACAGTACAAAGCAAGATTGCTACAGGATCATACACAAGCCCATTGGAATTTGCTGCAGATGTGAGACTTACATTTTCAAATGCAATGAAGTATAATCCACGCGGGAATGATGTTCATATCATGGCCGACGCCCTTAATAAATATTTTGAACAGAGATGGAAATCAATCCAGAAGAAAATTCCTAGAGTAGAGTCTCTACCATTGCCCACGAAGAGAGAAACTTGTGAAGATTTAAAAAATACCAGACCAGCGCATCCTTCTAAAAAGAGGAAAATTGCTTCATTGCCTGCTCAACCTGAAACTGTCCCACTCCCACCTGCTCAACCTGAAGTTATCTCACCTGTTCAACCGGAAGTTATCCCACATGCTAAACAAGTTATGTCGGATAAAGAGAAACAAGATATTGGTAGAGAATTGGAGTCTCTTCAAGGTGAAATACCTGCCCATATCGTTGATTTCttgaaagaacacaattcaaatggTAAAGAAGGTGAAGACGATGAGATTGAGATCGATATTGATGCTCTCAATAATGATACACTGTTCAAATTACGAAAGCTTTTGGATGACTCTTTACTGGAGAAGCAAAAAAACAAAGTAAAAGTTGAAGTGTGTGAAATAGAG CTTTTTAATGATTCTGGACCAAGCAATTCATCATTGCAAGCATTTAAAG GTGATGATCTGGCTGATGAAGAGGTGGACATTTGTGGAATTGATTCCCCCGTCTCGAGCCACCCTCCTGTAGTGATTGAAAAGGATACAACCTACCAAACGAGCAAATGTTCAAGTTCAGGGAGTAGCG ATACAGACTCTAGTGGTTCTTCTGATAGTGAATCGGACGATGTTAGTGCAAGACGAGATGATTTATTAAAG GTACCAGAAAACATAGGCACTGGTTCTCAGATGGATTTAGAGACCACATTTGCTCATACTTCTGTTATAAATA AGTCAGTTAATGGCTGGGATAAACACGAGGATAAATCTCAGCAAAAGCCAAATTCTTGCGACTCTGATTGCTTTCAAGATG GAGAATGTGGTCCAACTGAGAGACATGTCTCCCCTGATAAACTATATCGAGCTGCATTATTGAAGAGTCGATTTGCTGATACTATCTTGAAAGCTCGAGAAAAGACACTGACCCAG GGTGTGAAGGGAGATCCTGAAAAATTACGCCGGGATAAGGAAAAATTAGAGATGGAGCGACGAAAAG AAAAGGCAAGGCTACAAGCAGAAGCAAAGGCAGCTGAAGAAGCTAGAAAGCAGGAAGAAGAAGCTGCTGCTGCGGACGCAAAACGAAAGAGGGAGCTTGAGAGAGAAGCTGCACGACAAGCACTGCTACAG ATGGAAAAAACTGTGGAAATCAATGAGAATTCACAATTTCTGGAAGATTTGGAAATGCTCAGAGCTGTACCTGGTAAGCAATTACCTAGCTGTATAGATGCGACAAGACTTGATCGCTCTGAAGATGGCATGGGTAGTTTCAAGTTTGGTGGTAGTAATCCCTTGGAACAACTCGGATTGTATATTAAAGTTGATGATGAAGAGGAGGAAGGAGATCCACTGTGTGTGCCAAATACTGTAAATGATGTAGAAGAGGGGGAAATTGATTAA
- the LOC131609064 gene encoding transcription factor GTE9-like isoform X3 has product MAKSRLSGGYCGNAVETGCVSDGSGTSGRMDTDNTVSEEDNRVSRRKCIGFDSGLRGDFGVPIQVVPLSKLTALQRKELANQFRSDLEQVRLFQNKFEMRKINGVTDNFINRNNSQNGPQKENSRKPLISGSVPGNALKPLIDNSRKPSISTSAPGNALKPLIENSRKTSKSGSVSVNKLTPLDQSQKARGWSRGSSGKFETPGRTSLPGTANALLMKDCEVLLKRLMNHQHGWVFNAPVDVVKLNLPDYFDVIKHPMDLGTVQSKIATGSYTSPLEFAADVRLTFSNAMKYNPRGNDVHIMADALNKYFEQRWKSIQKKIPRVESLPLPTKRETCEDLKNTRPAHPSKKRKIASLPAQPETVPLPPAQPEVISPVQPEVIPHAKQVMSDKEKQDIGRELESLQGEIPAHIVDFLKEHNSNGKEGEDDEIEIDIDALNNDTLFKLRKLLDDSLLEKQKNKVKVEVCEIELFNDSGPSNSSLQAFKGDDLADEEVDICGIDSPVSSHPPVVIEKDTTYQTSKCSSSGSSDTDSSGSSDSESDDVSARRDDLLKVPENIGTGSQMDLETTFAHTSVININGWDKHEDKSQQKPNSCDSDCFQDGECGPTERHVSPDKLYRAALLKSRFADTILKAREKTLTQGVKGDPEKLRRDKEKLEMERRKEKARLQAEAKAAEEARKQEEEAAAADAKRKRELEREAARQALLQMEKTVEINENSQFLEDLEMLRAVPGKQLPSCIDATRLDRSEDGMGSFKFGGSNPLEQLGLYIKVDDEEEEGDPLCVPNTVNDVEEGEID; this is encoded by the exons ATGGCCAAGAGTAGGCTTTCTGGGGGATATTGTGGTAATGCAGTTGAAACAGGCTGTGTATCGGATGGATCGGGTACATCGGGAAGAATGGATACTGACAATACTGTTTCTGAGGAGGATAATCGGGTTTCACGAAGGAAATGTATTGGTTTTGATTCAGGTCTCCGTGGGGACTTTGGAGTTCCTATTCAAGTTGTTCCGTTGTCTAAATTGACAGCACTTCAAAGGAAAGAACTCGCGAATCAGTTTAGGTCTGATCTTGAACAGGTTCGGCTTTTTCAAAACAAGTTTGAAATGCGAAAGATAAATGGTGTTACTGATAATTTTATTAACCGCAATAATTCCCAAAATGGACCTCAAAAAGAGAACTCGAGAAAACCATTAATATCTGGTTCTGTACCGGGGAATGCCTTGAAACCGTTGATAGATAACTCGAGAAAACCGTCAATATCTACTTCAGCTCCAGGGAATGCATTGAAACCATTAATTGAGAACTCGAGGAAAACATCAAAGTCAGGTTCAGTATCAGTGAATAAATTGACACCATTGGATCAGAGTCAGAAGGCTCGTGGATGGAGTCGCGGCTCATCCGGAAAGTTTGAGACTCCGGGACGGACTTCCTTGCCCGGAACTGCAAATGCTTTGTTGATGAAAGACTGCGAGGTACTGTTGAAACGGTTGATGAATCACCAACATGGTTGGGTTTTTAACGCCCCTGTGGATGTGGTTAAGTTGAACCTTCCTGATTATTTCGATGTCATTAAGCATCCTATGGATTTGGGAACAGTACAAAGCAAGATTGCTACAGGATCATACACAAGCCCATTGGAATTTGCTGCAGATGTGAGACTTACATTTTCAAATGCAATGAAGTATAATCCACGCGGGAATGATGTTCATATCATGGCCGACGCCCTTAATAAATATTTTGAACAGAGATGGAAATCAATCCAGAAGAAAATTCCTAGAGTAGAGTCTCTACCATTGCCCACGAAGAGAGAAACTTGTGAAGATTTAAAAAATACCAGACCAGCGCATCCTTCTAAAAAGAGGAAAATTGCTTCATTGCCTGCTCAACCTGAAACTGTCCCACTCCCACCTGCTCAACCTGAAGTTATCTCACCTGTTCAACCGGAAGTTATCCCACATGCTAAACAAGTTATGTCGGATAAAGAGAAACAAGATATTGGTAGAGAATTGGAGTCTCTTCAAGGTGAAATACCTGCCCATATCGTTGATTTCttgaaagaacacaattcaaatggTAAAGAAGGTGAAGACGATGAGATTGAGATCGATATTGATGCTCTCAATAATGATACACTGTTCAAATTACGAAAGCTTTTGGATGACTCTTTACTGGAGAAGCAAAAAAACAAAGTAAAAGTTGAAGTGTGTGAAATAGAG CTTTTTAATGATTCTGGACCAAGCAATTCATCATTGCAAGCATTTAAAG GTGATGATCTGGCTGATGAAGAGGTGGACATTTGTGGAATTGATTCCCCCGTCTCGAGCCACCCTCCTGTAGTGATTGAAAAGGATACAACCTACCAAACGAGCAAATGTTCAAGTTCAGGGAGTAGCG ATACAGACTCTAGTGGTTCTTCTGATAGTGAATCGGACGATGTTAGTGCAAGACGAGATGATTTATTAAAG GTACCAGAAAACATAGGCACTGGTTCTCAGATGGATTTAGAGACCACATTTGCTCATACTTCTGTTATAAATA TTAATGGCTGGGATAAACACGAGGATAAATCTCAGCAAAAGCCAAATTCTTGCGACTCTGATTGCTTTCAAGATG GAGAATGTGGTCCAACTGAGAGACATGTCTCCCCTGATAAACTATATCGAGCTGCATTATTGAAGAGTCGATTTGCTGATACTATCTTGAAAGCTCGAGAAAAGACACTGACCCAG GGTGTGAAGGGAGATCCTGAAAAATTACGCCGGGATAAGGAAAAATTAGAGATGGAGCGACGAAAAG AAAAGGCAAGGCTACAAGCAGAAGCAAAGGCAGCTGAAGAAGCTAGAAAGCAGGAAGAAGAAGCTGCTGCTGCGGACGCAAAACGAAAGAGGGAGCTTGAGAGAGAAGCTGCACGACAAGCACTGCTACAG ATGGAAAAAACTGTGGAAATCAATGAGAATTCACAATTTCTGGAAGATTTGGAAATGCTCAGAGCTGTACCTGGTAAGCAATTACCTAGCTGTATAGATGCGACAAGACTTGATCGCTCTGAAGATGGCATGGGTAGTTTCAAGTTTGGTGGTAGTAATCCCTTGGAACAACTCGGATTGTATATTAAAGTTGATGATGAAGAGGAGGAAGGAGATCCACTGTGTGTGCCAAATACTGTAAATGATGTAGAAGAGGGGGAAATTGATTAA